The following are encoded together in the Azospirillum lipoferum 4B genome:
- a CDS encoding EAL domain-containing protein, protein MDFTMAFQPIVDVSSGAVWAHEALVRGTAGQGAGWVLGQVTDATRYAFDQSCRVKAIELASTLPMNGARLSINFLPNAVYKAEACIRTTLAAARRTGFPTDRIVFEVTENERVVDHDHLKSIFNEYKRQGFLTAIDDFGSGYSGLNLLAEFQPDIIKLDMELTRSIDTERARRSIVKAILSVCEDLAITPIAEGIETADEAKTLRDLGVTLMQGYLFAKPAFEAVVTDPELSMLAA, encoded by the coding sequence ATGGACTTCACGATGGCGTTCCAGCCCATCGTCGATGTCTCCAGTGGTGCCGTCTGGGCGCATGAGGCGCTGGTCCGCGGCACCGCCGGCCAGGGTGCCGGCTGGGTTCTGGGGCAGGTGACCGATGCCACCCGCTATGCCTTCGACCAGTCCTGCCGCGTCAAGGCAATCGAGCTGGCCTCGACCCTGCCGATGAACGGCGCCCGCCTGTCGATCAACTTCCTGCCGAATGCAGTCTACAAGGCGGAGGCCTGCATCCGCACGACCCTGGCCGCCGCCCGCCGCACCGGCTTCCCCACCGACCGCATCGTCTTCGAGGTGACGGAGAACGAGCGGGTGGTGGACCACGACCACCTGAAAAGCATTTTCAACGAATACAAGCGCCAGGGCTTCCTGACCGCCATCGACGATTTCGGCTCCGGCTATTCCGGATTGAACCTGCTGGCCGAATTCCAGCCCGACATCATCAAGCTGGACATGGAACTGACCCGCAGCATCGACACCGAGCGGGCACGGCGCAGCATCGTCAAGGCCATCCTGTCGGTGTGCGAGGATCTCGCCATCACCCCCATCGCCGAAGGCATCGAGACGGCCGACGAGGCGAAGACCCTGCGCGATCTGGGCGTCACCCTGATGCAGGGCTATCTGTTCGCCAAGCCGGCCTTCGAGGCGGTGGTGACCGATCCGGAACTGTCGATGCTGGCGGCTTAA
- a CDS encoding xanthine dehydrogenase family protein molybdopterin-binding subunit, translated as MKFGIGQAVPRTEDARLLTGGGRYTDDVSLPGQAYAAFVRSPHAFAAIGSVDASDALAQPGVLAVYTVADLDAENVGMIPCQAALKQRDGSNYVRTPRPALARGFVRHVGDPVAMVVAETLEAAREAAELVMVDYEDRDSVTGTLDALEPGRPLVWDAAPNNLCFDWDTGDEAAVEAALAGAHRVVELELVNNRVVANPMEGRACVAGVESGADGAPGRLLIYVTSQGVHGLQKQFAKILNEPDSRIRVLTTDVGGGFGMKLFNYPEYVACLFAARQLNRAVKWAADRIEGFISDDHGRDHVSKARLALDADGRFLGLRVDTVANLGAYLSNYGPFIPTDAGSAMLVGSYRTPAVYVRVKGVFTNTQPVDAYRGAGRPEAAYLLERLIDHAGRVTGLGPAEIRRRNFIPPSAMPYATPMGQVYDTGDFAQNLEDGLILADMAGLPARKAAAKARGKLRGAGLATYIEACSGGGPEQATVQVNGDGKVVLMIGTQTNGQGHETAYKQILADRLGVPPEDVEVVQGDTDRVSWGSGTGGSRSVPVGGSALAEGAAKVVKAATAVAADLLETAEVDVAFADGRFTVVGTDRAVSLKEVAAKAAEGGAGIAFSEMARWTPPASTFPNGCHVAEVEVDPATGVIEVVRYSVVDDFGTVINPMLVIGQIHGGVAQGLGQALQERVVFDPDSGQLLSGSFMDYQMPRAVDMPPIEVKLNSVPSTTNMLGMKGAGEAGAIGAPPAIINAVVDALSDLGITHIDMPATPEAVWTAIRGAETRLAAE; from the coding sequence ATGAAGTTCGGCATCGGACAGGCGGTTCCGCGCACCGAAGACGCCCGGCTGCTGACCGGCGGCGGCCGCTATACCGACGACGTGTCTCTTCCCGGACAGGCCTATGCGGCCTTCGTCCGCTCCCCCCATGCCTTCGCCGCCATCGGATCGGTCGATGCGTCGGACGCGCTGGCGCAGCCCGGAGTGCTGGCGGTCTACACCGTCGCCGACCTGGATGCCGAGAATGTCGGCATGATCCCCTGTCAGGCGGCGCTGAAGCAGCGTGACGGATCGAACTATGTCCGCACGCCGCGCCCGGCGCTGGCCCGCGGCTTCGTCCGCCATGTCGGCGATCCGGTCGCCATGGTGGTGGCGGAGACGCTGGAGGCCGCGCGCGAGGCGGCCGAACTGGTGATGGTCGATTACGAGGACCGCGATTCCGTCACCGGAACGCTGGATGCGCTGGAGCCCGGCCGTCCGCTGGTGTGGGACGCGGCGCCGAACAACCTCTGCTTCGACTGGGACACCGGCGACGAGGCGGCGGTGGAGGCGGCGCTCGCCGGCGCCCACCGCGTGGTGGAGCTGGAACTGGTCAACAACCGCGTCGTCGCCAACCCGATGGAGGGCCGCGCCTGCGTCGCCGGGGTCGAATCCGGTGCCGACGGCGCGCCCGGCCGGCTGCTGATCTATGTCACCAGCCAGGGCGTCCACGGCCTGCAGAAGCAGTTCGCCAAGATCCTGAACGAGCCGGACTCCCGCATCCGCGTGCTGACAACCGATGTCGGCGGCGGCTTCGGCATGAAGCTGTTCAACTATCCGGAATATGTCGCCTGCCTGTTCGCCGCCCGCCAGCTGAACCGTGCGGTGAAATGGGCCGCCGACCGCATCGAGGGCTTCATCAGCGACGACCACGGCCGCGACCATGTCAGCAAGGCGCGTCTGGCGCTCGACGCCGACGGCCGCTTCCTGGGCCTGCGGGTGGACACCGTCGCCAATCTCGGCGCCTACCTGTCCAACTACGGCCCCTTCATCCCGACCGATGCCGGATCGGCGATGCTGGTGGGCTCCTACCGCACGCCGGCGGTCTATGTGCGGGTGAAGGGCGTCTTCACCAACACCCAGCCGGTCGACGCCTATCGCGGCGCCGGGCGGCCGGAAGCCGCCTATCTGCTGGAACGGCTGATCGACCATGCCGGGCGGGTCACCGGCCTCGGCCCGGCGGAGATCCGGCGGCGCAACTTCATCCCGCCCAGTGCCATGCCCTACGCCACGCCGATGGGGCAGGTCTACGACACCGGCGACTTCGCTCAGAATCTTGAGGACGGGCTGATCCTCGCCGACATGGCCGGCCTGCCCGCCCGCAAGGCGGCGGCCAAGGCCCGCGGCAAGCTGCGCGGCGCCGGCTTGGCCACCTATATCGAGGCCTGCTCGGGCGGCGGGCCGGAGCAGGCGACCGTCCAGGTCAACGGCGACGGCAAGGTCGTGCTGATGATCGGCACCCAGACCAACGGCCAGGGCCACGAGACCGCCTACAAGCAGATCCTCGCCGACCGGCTGGGCGTCCCGCCGGAGGATGTCGAGGTTGTGCAGGGCGACACCGACCGCGTCAGCTGGGGCTCCGGCACCGGCGGCTCGCGCTCGGTCCCGGTCGGCGGTTCGGCGCTGGCGGAGGGGGCGGCCAAGGTGGTGAAGGCCGCCACGGCCGTCGCCGCCGACCTGCTGGAGACCGCCGAGGTCGACGTCGCGTTCGCCGACGGCCGCTTCACCGTCGTCGGCACCGACCGCGCGGTGTCGCTGAAGGAGGTCGCGGCCAAGGCCGCCGAGGGTGGCGCCGGCATCGCCTTTTCCGAGATGGCGCGCTGGACTCCGCCGGCCAGCACCTTCCCCAACGGCTGCCACGTCGCGGAGGTGGAGGTCGATCCCGCCACCGGCGTGATCGAGGTGGTGCGCTACAGCGTCGTCGACGATTTCGGCACGGTCATCAACCCGATGCTGGTGATCGGCCAGATCCACGGCGGCGTCGCCCAGGGGCTGGGTCAGGCCCTGCAGGAACGGGTGGTGTTCGATCCCGACAGTGGGCAGCTGCTGTCCGGGTCCTTCATGGACTACCAGATGCCGCGCGCGGTCGACATGCCGCCGATCGAGGTGAAGCTGAACAGCGTTCCCAGCACCACCAACATGCTGGGCATGAAGGGCGCGGGCGAGGCCGGGGCCATCGGCGCGCCGCCGGCGATCATCAATGCGGTGGTCGATGCGCTGTCCGACCTCGGCATCACCCACATCGACATGCCGGCGACGCCGGAAGCCGTGTGGACGGCAATCCGCGGCGCCGAAACGCGCTTGGCGGCGGAATAG
- a CDS encoding SOS response-associated peptidase: MLLTTPVSEVQRLFGVPERPNLMPRWNIAPTQDIPVIRREEDGRHLSMVRWGLVPPWADDPSIGGRMINARGESVADKPAFRDAFRKRRCLIPLDGFYEWTSVGEGAKPRKQGHVIRRRDRGLFALAGLWERWRGPKGAAPLDPPLETATVVTTATNAGLSFLHDRMPVVLAPADWDAWLDPATPLPVVEGLIRSAPDDWLDVVPVGPRVNSVRNDDCSCLDPPEEAAAVTKPAKGKPDDDQPSLF; this comes from the coding sequence ATGCTACTCACCACCCCGGTCAGCGAGGTCCAGCGCCTGTTCGGCGTGCCCGAACGGCCGAACTTGATGCCGCGCTGGAACATCGCCCCGACGCAGGACATCCCCGTGATCCGGCGCGAAGAGGACGGTCGTCATCTGTCGATGGTCCGCTGGGGGCTGGTGCCGCCCTGGGCCGACGATCCGTCCATCGGCGGACGGATGATCAACGCCCGCGGCGAATCGGTGGCGGATAAGCCGGCCTTCCGCGACGCCTTCCGCAAGCGCCGCTGCCTGATCCCGCTGGACGGATTCTATGAATGGACCAGCGTGGGGGAGGGGGCGAAGCCGCGCAAGCAGGGGCATGTCATCCGCCGCCGCGACCGCGGCCTGTTCGCGCTGGCCGGGCTGTGGGAACGCTGGCGCGGACCGAAGGGCGCGGCACCGCTGGACCCGCCGCTGGAAACCGCGACGGTGGTGACGACGGCGACCAACGCCGGCCTGTCCTTCCTGCACGACCGCATGCCGGTGGTGCTCGCCCCCGCCGACTGGGACGCATGGCTCGACCCGGCGACCCCGCTGCCGGTGGTGGAGGGGCTGATCCGTTCGGCGCCGGACGACTGGCTGGATGTGGTTCCGGTGGGGCCGCGGGTGAACAGCGTGCGCAACGACGACTGTTCCTGCCTGGATCCGCCGGAAGAGGCGGCGGCCGTCACGAAACCGGCCAAGGGGAAGCCTGACGATGATCAGCCGAGCCTGTTCTGA
- a CDS encoding thermonuclease family protein produces MKGIAPFLLCGLVLAGPAMAQTNQAAKGRGPIANTPDQTLKGSAMAVEGDLLTVNGTAVRLMGIDAPDPGQKCKNRYGHELDCFKVATAVLANMVKGEEVICTVTEQDRTGEKKGECRVRGVDLGAAMVSRGWAFQYASLSPVYQKGEAYAQSKRMGLWAGQVEKPWQWRSRQLREKAK; encoded by the coding sequence GTGAAGGGAATCGCCCCGTTCCTGCTCTGCGGTCTGGTTCTCGCCGGTCCTGCCATGGCCCAGACCAACCAGGCTGCCAAGGGGCGCGGCCCAATCGCCAACACGCCGGACCAGACCCTCAAGGGGTCCGCCATGGCGGTAGAGGGGGATCTGCTGACCGTCAATGGCACGGCGGTGCGGCTGATGGGCATCGACGCGCCCGATCCGGGGCAGAAATGCAAGAACCGCTACGGCCATGAACTCGACTGCTTCAAGGTCGCCACCGCCGTGCTCGCCAACATGGTGAAGGGCGAGGAGGTGATCTGCACCGTCACCGAACAGGACCGCACCGGCGAGAAAAAGGGCGAATGCCGGGTGCGCGGGGTCGATCTGGGGGCGGCGATGGTGTCGCGCGGCTGGGCCTTTCAATATGCCAGCCTGTCGCCCGTCTACCAGAAGGGCGAAGCCTATGCCCAGAGCAAGCGTATGGGGCTGTGGGCCGGGCAGGTGGAGAAGCCCTGGCAATGGCGCTCGCGCCAGCTGCGCGAGAAGGCGAAGTGA
- a CDS encoding response regulator — protein MLVYECELFEVVPILRRYARALTGATDRGDALVTRCVEAAVMAPSRFGLDRGGDGSRLSMYALLNLLFDRSPEEFGPPGRPLRSPHPIERALADLPEADRRLYLLTALEGLSIRQAAKVLQLPAGESIDRLKAARARVRSAMVQRVMVVEDNALLAMELGELVADMGHVVCGTAGNETEALALLKAEKPTLALLDVRLADGGSGIEVARRLKRVRDLRTIFVTAFDDDIRALDARHLGQIVRKPFTNAGIQAAISRAIFMPQPVALA, from the coding sequence ATGCTCGTTTACGAATGTGAACTGTTCGAGGTGGTGCCGATCCTGCGCCGCTATGCGCGGGCGCTGACGGGTGCCACCGACCGTGGCGACGCGCTGGTGACCCGCTGTGTCGAAGCGGCGGTGATGGCACCGTCGCGGTTCGGCCTGGATCGCGGCGGCGATGGTTCGCGGCTGTCGATGTATGCGCTGCTGAACCTGCTGTTCGACCGTTCTCCGGAGGAATTCGGCCCGCCCGGCCGGCCGCTGCGGTCACCCCACCCCATCGAGCGCGCCCTGGCGGACCTGCCGGAGGCCGACCGCCGCCTGTATCTGCTGACCGCGCTGGAGGGGTTGAGCATCCGGCAGGCGGCGAAGGTTCTGCAGCTTCCGGCGGGTGAGTCCATCGACCGGCTGAAGGCCGCCCGCGCCCGCGTGCGCTCCGCGATGGTGCAACGGGTCATGGTGGTCGAGGACAACGCCCTGCTGGCGATGGAGCTGGGGGAACTGGTGGCCGACATGGGCCATGTCGTCTGCGGCACCGCCGGCAACGAGACGGAGGCGCTGGCCCTGCTGAAGGCGGAGAAGCCGACGCTGGCCCTGCTGGACGTCCGGCTGGCCGATGGCGGCAGCGGGATCGAGGTCGCCCGCCGGCTGAAGCGCGTGCGTGACCTGCGCACCATCTTCGTCACCGCCTTCGACGACGACATCCGCGCGTTGGACGCCCGCCATCTGGGGCAGATCGTGCGCAAACCCTTCACCAACGCGGGCATCCAGGCGGCGATTTCCCGCGCCATCTTCATGCCGCAGCCGGTGGCCCTGGCCTGA
- a CDS encoding GlsB/YeaQ/YmgE family stress response membrane protein codes for MGILWTIIIGFIAGIVAKFLMPGRDPGGFIITTLLGIAGAFVATYLGAAVGWYRPGEGAGFIGAIVGAIVILAIYRMIAGRRHTV; via the coding sequence ATGGGCATTCTCTGGACGATCATCATCGGCTTCATCGCCGGCATCGTCGCCAAGTTCCTGATGCCGGGTCGCGATCCGGGCGGCTTCATCATCACCACGCTGCTGGGCATCGCGGGTGCCTTCGTCGCGACATATCTGGGCGCCGCCGTCGGCTGGTACCGGCCGGGTGAAGGAGCGGGATTCATCGGCGCCATCGTCGGCGCGATCGTCATCCTTGCCATCTACCGCATGATCGCCGGCCGCCGGCACACGGTATGA
- the rpe gene encoding ribulose-phosphate 3-epimerase produces the protein MRAVKISPSILSADFARLGEEVRAVDAAGADYIHIDVMDGHFVPNITIGPGVVKALRPHSAKVFDVHLMISPVDLFIPDFAKAGADIITVHPEAGPHLHRTIQLIKSLGKKAGVSLNPATPVDAIQHVLEDIDLVLVMTVNPGFGGQSFIKSQLPKIRDLRARIDALGKQIDLEVDGGINPETARLAIEAGADVLVAGTATFTGGPDRYAANISALR, from the coding sequence ATGCGCGCCGTGAAGATTTCCCCCTCGATTCTCTCCGCCGACTTCGCCCGGCTGGGCGAGGAGGTCCGCGCGGTCGATGCCGCCGGCGCCGACTACATCCACATCGACGTGATGGACGGCCATTTCGTCCCGAACATCACCATCGGGCCGGGCGTGGTGAAGGCGTTGCGGCCGCATTCCGCCAAGGTCTTCGACGTCCATCTGATGATCTCGCCGGTGGATCTGTTCATCCCGGACTTCGCCAAGGCCGGTGCCGACATCATCACCGTCCATCCGGAAGCCGGGCCGCACCTGCACCGCACCATCCAGCTGATCAAGTCGCTGGGCAAGAAGGCCGGCGTGTCGCTGAACCCGGCCACCCCGGTTGATGCCATCCAGCATGTGCTGGAGGACATCGACCTCGTGCTGGTGATGACGGTCAACCCCGGCTTCGGCGGCCAGAGCTTCATCAAGAGCCAGCTGCCGAAGATCCGCGACCTGCGCGCCCGGATCGACGCGCTGGGCAAGCAGATCGACCTGGAGGTCGACGGCGGCATCAACCCGGAAACCGCCCGTCTGGCGATCGAGGCCGGCGCCGATGTCCTGGTCGCCGGTACCGCCACCTTCACCGGCGGTCCGGACCGGTATGCCGCCAACATCAGCGCCCTGCGCTGA
- the modA gene encoding molybdate ABC transporter substrate-binding protein, which translates to MVGVRSILGRSGFRLAISAAVLGFGLTLAAPAAMAQDVLVLAAASTKNAVDKLASQFKAKSGLSVTSSFAASSALAKQIENGAPADIFISADLDWMDYLQQRNLIVADSRTNLLGNELVVVVPKGTALKPDLSKGGKLAEQLGDGRLATGDPSNVPVGKYAKAALESLGQWKAVEPRLARADSVRAALVLVSRGEVPMGIVYRTDAAIDPGVEVAAVFPPDSYPAIIYPAALVAASKSPGGAAFLDYMKSPEGMAVWKEFGFVPAPKAP; encoded by the coding sequence ATGGTCGGTGTGCGTTCGATCCTGGGGCGGAGCGGGTTCAGGCTGGCGATATCGGCGGCGGTGTTGGGTTTCGGCCTGACCCTTGCGGCCCCGGCGGCGATGGCGCAGGACGTGCTGGTTCTGGCCGCCGCCTCCACCAAGAATGCGGTGGACAAGCTTGCGTCGCAGTTCAAGGCGAAGTCCGGCCTGTCGGTGACCTCGTCCTTCGCCGCGTCCTCGGCCCTTGCCAAGCAGATCGAGAATGGCGCGCCGGCCGACATCTTCATCTCGGCCGATCTCGACTGGATGGATTATCTGCAGCAGCGCAATCTGATCGTGGCCGACAGCCGCACCAACCTGCTGGGGAACGAGCTGGTGGTGGTGGTGCCGAAGGGGACCGCGCTGAAGCCGGACCTGTCGAAGGGCGGCAAGCTGGCGGAGCAGCTGGGCGACGGACGGCTGGCCACCGGCGACCCGTCGAACGTTCCGGTCGGGAAGTACGCCAAGGCGGCATTGGAGTCTCTCGGCCAGTGGAAAGCGGTCGAGCCGCGGCTGGCGCGGGCCGACAGCGTGCGGGCGGCGCTGGTGCTGGTCAGCCGGGGCGAGGTGCCGATGGGCATCGTCTATCGCACCGATGCCGCCATCGATCCGGGGGTGGAGGTCGCCGCCGTGTTCCCGCCGGACAGCTATCCGGCAATCATCTATCCGGCCGCGCTGGTGGCAGCGTCCAAGAGCCCCGGCGGCGCCGCTTTCCTCGACTATATGAAGTCGCCGGAGGGGATGGCGGTGTGGAAGGAATTCGGCTTCGTTCCGGCTCCCAAAGCACCGTAA
- the modB gene encoding molybdate ABC transporter permease subunit, giving the protein MDILTPMETTALLLSLRVAGVAIALGLPVAVLAAWVLGRYSFPGKTLVDGLVHLPLVLPPVVTGYILLVTMGTKGVVGGWLYQTFGIKLIFTAEGASLAVAVTSFPLMVRAIRLSVEAIDGGLEAAARTLGAGPVDRFFTILLPLMAPGLLSGVIVAFAAAMGEFGAVITFVSNIPGQTQTLPLAIYAATQEPGGDAVAARLASISFGVALVALMLSEFLAHRVRRLIGQT; this is encoded by the coding sequence ATGGATATCCTGACGCCGATGGAGACCACCGCGTTGCTGCTGAGCCTGCGTGTCGCGGGCGTCGCCATCGCGTTGGGGTTGCCGGTTGCCGTGCTCGCCGCCTGGGTGCTCGGGCGCTATAGCTTTCCGGGCAAGACGCTGGTCGATGGGCTGGTCCATCTTCCGCTGGTCCTGCCGCCGGTGGTCACCGGCTATATCCTGCTGGTGACCATGGGGACCAAGGGGGTGGTCGGCGGCTGGCTGTATCAGACCTTCGGCATCAAGCTGATCTTCACGGCGGAAGGCGCCTCCCTGGCGGTCGCCGTGACGTCCTTCCCGCTGATGGTGCGCGCCATCCGCCTGTCGGTCGAGGCCATCGACGGCGGGCTGGAGGCGGCGGCGCGCACCCTGGGCGCCGGGCCGGTCGACCGCTTCTTCACCATCCTGCTGCCGCTGATGGCGCCGGGGCTGCTTTCGGGTGTCATCGTCGCCTTCGCCGCGGCGATGGGGGAGTTCGGGGCGGTCATCACCTTCGTCTCCAACATCCCCGGCCAGACGCAGACCCTGCCGCTGGCGATCTATGCCGCCACCCAGGAACCGGGCGGCGACGCGGTGGCGGCGCGGCTGGCGTCGATTTCCTTCGGCGTCGCCCTTGTCGCGCTGATGCTGTCGGAGTTCCTGGCGCACCGGGTCCGCCGGCTGATCGGGCAGACTTGA
- the modC gene encoding molybdenum ABC transporter ATP-binding protein: protein MIDLAIRQTLGAFTLDIAFTAEERGVTALFGRSGSGKTSVINAIAGLTRPDAGRIRIGDTVFFDSARRIDVPVEKRRIGYVFQDARLFPHMTVRSNLEFGLRRVPAAERHIAFGPVVELLGLGHLLDRRPRGLSGGEKQRVAFGRALLAQPRLLLMDEPMASLDAARKAEIMPYIERLRDEMNIPIVMVSHALDEVVRLATTMVLIGEGRVRAVGPVGTVMGRLDLSAVTGAQDAGAVLDLTVERHIPDDGLTVLAFDGGHLTVPRVERAPGASVRLHIHARDVIVALQQPVGVSVRNALAATVVEVAGSGPSSADVRLAVGGSFLIARITRAAVRELDLTPGRPVVALVKGIAFEPGSTGAAAEGRRVVDV from the coding sequence ATGATCGACCTTGCGATCCGCCAGACGCTTGGCGCCTTCACGCTCGACATCGCCTTCACCGCCGAGGAGCGCGGGGTGACGGCCCTGTTCGGCCGCTCCGGTTCCGGCAAGACCTCCGTCATCAACGCCATCGCCGGGCTGACGCGGCCCGATGCCGGGCGCATCCGCATCGGCGATACCGTGTTCTTCGACAGCGCGCGGCGCATCGACGTGCCGGTGGAAAAGCGGCGCATCGGCTATGTCTTCCAGGATGCGCGGCTGTTTCCGCACATGACGGTGCGCAGCAACCTGGAATTCGGCCTGCGCCGCGTGCCGGCCGCAGAGCGGCACATCGCCTTCGGTCCGGTCGTGGAGTTGCTGGGGTTGGGCCATCTGCTGGACCGCCGCCCGCGCGGGCTGTCCGGCGGCGAGAAGCAGCGCGTCGCCTTCGGGCGCGCCCTGCTGGCCCAGCCGCGCCTGCTGCTGATGGACGAGCCGATGGCCTCGCTCGACGCCGCTCGCAAGGCGGAGATCATGCCCTACATCGAGCGGCTGCGCGACGAGATGAACATCCCCATCGTCATGGTCAGCCACGCGCTGGACGAGGTCGTGCGGCTCGCCACCACCATGGTGCTGATCGGGGAGGGCAGGGTGCGGGCCGTGGGGCCGGTGGGCACGGTGATGGGCCGGCTCGACCTGTCGGCGGTAACCGGCGCGCAGGACGCCGGTGCCGTGCTGGACCTGACGGTGGAGCGCCATATCCCCGACGATGGGCTGACCGTGCTGGCCTTCGACGGCGGGCATCTGACCGTGCCGCGGGTGGAGCGTGCGCCGGGCGCCTCGGTGCGCCTGCACATCCATGCCCGCGACGTCATCGTCGCCCTGCAGCAGCCGGTCGGCGTCAGCGTACGGAATGCGCTGGCGGCGACGGTGGTGGAGGTCGCCGGGTCGGGACCGTCCTCCGCCGACGTGCGGCTGGCGGTGGGCGGCTCCTTCCTGATCGCGCGCATCACCCGCGCGGCCGTCCGGGAACTGGACCTGACGCCCGGCCGCCCCGTGGTGGCGCTGGTGAAGGGCATCGCCTTCGAACCGGGCAGCACCGGCGCGGCCGCGGAAGGGCGGCGGGTGGTCGATGTGTGA
- a CDS encoding FtsB family cell division protein, translating to MTMIADFTDTLARAAKSAIRQAIMPALCACVVAYFAYYAIHGDRGLVAMKQIQGEIAQAEEVLNQLRTEREEMERRAQLLRGDGLDRDMLEERARLMLNFSNPRDVIVKLPKLADPEGGSVQK from the coding sequence ATGACGATGATCGCCGACTTCACCGACACGCTCGCCCGCGCTGCCAAGAGCGCGATCCGCCAAGCCATCATGCCGGCGCTGTGCGCCTGCGTGGTCGCCTATTTCGCCTACTACGCGATCCATGGCGATCGCGGGCTGGTGGCGATGAAGCAGATCCAGGGGGAGATCGCCCAGGCCGAAGAGGTCCTGAACCAGCTCCGCACCGAACGGGAGGAGATGGAACGGCGCGCCCAGCTTCTGCGCGGCGACGGGCTGGACCGCGACATGCTGGAGGAGCGGGCTCGGCTGATGCTGAATTTTTCCAACCCGCGCGACGTCATCGTGAAGCTGCCCAAACTGGCCGACCCAGAAGGGGGTTCGGTGCAGAAGTAA
- the pdhA gene encoding pyruvate dehydrogenase (acetyl-transferring) E1 component subunit alpha, producing the protein MAASRRRPTKAQTDTAPAQAVSSEELLHYYREMLLIRRFEEKAGQLYGMGLIGGFCHLYIGQEAVVVGVQAALKDGDTVITSYRDHGHMLACGMEAKGVMAELTGRIGGYSKGKGGSMHMFSREKNFYGGHGIVGGQVPLGTGLAFAHKYLNDGGVSAVYCGDGAINQGQVYESFNMAALWKLPVLFVIENNKYAMGTSQERASAGELHQRGAAYGIPGYQVNGMDVLEVKAAADQWVNYIREGNGPVILEMKTYRYRSHSMSDPAKYRTKEEVEKMRSESDPIDQLKSKLLAGGHADEDKLKEIDRAVKAIVTESAEFAQQSPEPDPSELWTDILVET; encoded by the coding sequence ATGGCCGCGTCCCGACGCCGTCCGACCAAGGCGCAGACCGACACCGCGCCCGCTCAAGCCGTCTCTTCCGAAGAGCTTCTTCATTATTACCGCGAGATGCTGCTGATCCGCCGCTTCGAAGAGAAGGCGGGCCAGCTGTACGGCATGGGCCTGATCGGCGGCTTCTGCCATCTGTATATCGGCCAGGAAGCCGTCGTGGTTGGCGTGCAGGCCGCCCTGAAGGATGGCGACACCGTCATCACCAGCTACCGCGACCACGGCCACATGCTGGCCTGCGGCATGGAGGCCAAGGGCGTGATGGCCGAGCTGACCGGCCGCATCGGGGGCTACTCCAAGGGCAAGGGCGGCTCGATGCACATGTTCAGCCGCGAGAAGAACTTCTACGGCGGCCACGGCATCGTCGGCGGCCAGGTTCCGCTCGGCACCGGTCTGGCCTTCGCGCACAAGTACCTCAATGACGGCGGCGTCTCCGCGGTCTATTGCGGCGACGGCGCCATCAACCAGGGCCAGGTGTACGAGAGCTTCAACATGGCGGCCCTCTGGAAGCTGCCGGTGCTGTTCGTCATCGAGAACAACAAATACGCCATGGGCACCTCGCAGGAGCGCGCCTCGGCCGGCGAGCTGCATCAGCGCGGCGCCGCCTACGGCATCCCCGGCTATCAGGTCAACGGGATGGACGTGCTCGAGGTGAAGGCCGCCGCCGACCAGTGGGTGAATTACATCCGCGAAGGCAACGGCCCGGTCATCCTGGAGATGAAGACCTACCGCTACCGCAGCCACTCCATGTCCGATCCGGCCAAGTACCGGACGAAGGAGGAGGTCGAGAAGATGCGGTCGGAGTCCGATCCCATCGACCAGCTGAAGTCGAAGCTGCTGGCCGGCGGCCATGCCGACGAGGACAAGCTGAAGGAGATCGACCGCGCGGTGAAGGCGATCGTCACCGAATCGGCCGAGTTCGCGCAGCAGAGCCCCGAGCCCGATCCGTCGGAACTGTGGACCGACATCCTGGTCGAGACCTGA